The sequence TCATCGGCGAACCGCTCGCCAACACCCGCGCCTACGTCCTGGACGAGCGGCTGCGCCCCGTCCCGTACGGGCTGCCGGGTGAGCTGTACCTCGGCGGCGCGGGCCTGGCCCATGGCTACCGGGCCCGTCCCGGCCTGACCGCCACACGTTTCGTCCCGGACCCGTACGGTCCGCCCGGGGCCCGCCTCTACCGCACGGGCGACCTCGTCCGGCGCCTGCCCGGCGGCGGCCTCGTCTGCCTCGGCCGCTCGGACACCCAGATCAAGCTGCGCGGCCACCGTATCGAACTGGGCGAGATCGAGGCGCGGCTGACGTCGCATCCCTCGGTCGCGCGGGCCGCCGCCGCGGTCCACGGGGCGGAAGGCGACCGCAGGCTGAGCGCCTATGTCGTCCCGGCCGGCCCGCCGCCCACGGCGGAGGAACTGCGCGCCCATCTCGCCGCCGCGCTCCCCGCCGCCGCCGTGCCCGCCACCTACACGGTGCTGGAGGTCTTCCCGCTCACACCGAACGGCAAGCTGGACCGGGCCGCGCTCCCGGAGCCGGTCCCGGAGCGCGGGCCCACGGCCGGTGACGACGGGGGGCCCTGCTCCGGCCCCGCCGCCGACGCGGTGCTCGCCATCTGGCGGGAGGTCCTGGAGCTGGACGATCTGGGCCCCGACGAGGACCTGTTCGACCTCGGGGGCCATTCCCTGACCATCACCGCGATCGCCGCCCGTATCCACCGCACCCTGGGTGTGGACCTCCCGTTCGACGTCTTCTTCGACGCCCCCACCGTGCGCGGCGTCGCCGCCGCCGTCACCGCCCTGCGCAAGGAGTAACACCATGACGGATCAGATCCGCTACCTCGTGGCCGTCAACGACGAGGAGCAGCACGCCCTCTGGCAGGAAGGCACCGAACTGCCCGCGGGCTGGCGGGCCGAGGGCTTCAGCGGCACCGAGGAGGAGTGCGTCGCGCACGTCGACCGGGTGTGGCCGGACATCCGGCCCCTCAGCCTGCGCCGCCGTCTGGCCGACGAGGCGGCCCGGCAGGCGGGCGGTGCCAGGTGACCGCGCCCGCCCCGACCCCGTACAACATCGCCCGGCTCGTCGAGCGGGCGACGGACGGCCGGATCGACGCCGCCGGTCTCGTCGGCTCCACCGAGCCCCTGGCCGCGCTCGGCGTCAGCTCGCTCTCCCTGCTGCGGCTCGCCGACAGCCTGGAGTCCGAGTACGGCGTGCTCATCGACCTCGGCGACCGGGCGCTGTACACCGAGGGTCTCGCCGGGCTCACCGAGCGGGTTCGGAGTCTGGCCGCCGGGGGCACGCCGTGACGGCGGCGGCCGGGGACACGCTCGTCCCGGACCCGGCGGTCGCCGTCCCCTTCGCGGGCGGCCGGACCGGCGACGCCCCGCTCACCTGGGGCCAGCGTGCGATCTGGCACGCGATCGGGCGCACCGCGCCCAACGACCACTACTTCAACATCGGCCGGGTCCTGCCGCTCGCCGACCGGGGCGCTGTGGTGGACCTGCACCGGCTGACGGGCGCGCTCGCCGCGCTCGTCGTCCGCCACGAGGCGCTGCGCACCCGGATCGCGTCCGGCGACGGCGGAGAGCCGCGCCAACGCCTTTACTCCCAGGGGCTGCTGGAGGTACGCGTCCACGACGTGCCCGAACCGGCCGAGGCCCCGGGGGCGGCCGATGCCCTGCTGTCGTCCCTGGTCGCCCGCCGTTTCGACTACGCGGACGAGTGGCCCGTACGGTTCGGTGCCGTACGCCACGAGGGGCGGATCACGCATGTGGTGCTGGCGCTGTGCCATCTGGCCGCCGACGGGCACGCCGCCGAGGTCCTGGTCCGTGATCTGCGGCTGCTGGCCCGCCGCGGGTCGGCCGGTCCCGCCCGCGCCGGGAACCCTCTCGATCTCGCGCACCATCAGGCGTCCCCGGCCGGCCGCCGCTCGGGCCGGGCGGCACTCGCGCACTGGGAGAGAGGGCTCCGCGCGGCGCCCCCGACGATGTTCCCCACCCCGGTCGCCGAGCCGCGCACTCCCCGTTTCTGGACGGGCCGGCTGGTCTCCGCCGCGCTCCCCCGGGCCGTCGACGCGCTGGCCGCCGCGCACCGGGTCAGCGGCTCGACGGTGCTCCTGACCGCCTCGGCCGCCCTGGTCGCCGCCGGTCAGGGGCACCCGGTCGCGGCGGTCATGCCGATCGCGGGCAACCGCGCGGCCGAGGGCCACCGCACCCTGGTCACCACGCTGTCCCAGGACGCGCTGTTCGTGCTGCGCATGGACGAGGTGGCGGGCCCGGGCGCCGGCTTCACCGATCTTCTGGCGGGCGCCTGGCCGGCCGCGCTCGCCGGGTACCGGGCCGCCGCGTACGACCCCGCCGACTGGGACGCCCTGCTGGAGCGGGCGGCCGTGGAGCGCGGCACCGAGGTGCATCCGTACTGCTGCTTCAACGACATGCGTCTGGTGGAACGCCCGGCGGCGCCCGGCCGGGCGCCGCTTCCGGACGAACTCGCCGCGCTCCGGCGCCGCAGCGTCCTCGACTTCCCCGCCACCCAGGACCGCGTCGCCTGCCGGTACTGCCTGCACGTGAGCGGGGACGACAGCGCGCTCACCGTCACCCTGACCGCCGACACCGCGTTCCTGCCGCCGGACACCATCCATGCCCATCTGCGCGCCATCGAGGAGGTCGTCGTGACCGCGTCGGCCGGAGAGCCGCCCCTGCTGGCGGAGCTGCCTGGGCTCCTCGCGGCCGAGGGAGCCGTCCGATGAGCACGCCCCTCGTCCCGCGTCCGACGGCCCACGCGGACACGACGTCCTGTGTCCAGGGCGGGAGCATGCGTTTCGGGGTGACCGCGGGCGACGGCACCCCGCTGACCGGTCATGTCGTCGTGACCGACGCCGTCGCGGGGCGTCCGATGGCCCGCGCGGTGGTGCGCGGGACCGAGTGGACGCTCGACATCCCGCGGCAGTGGCCCAGTTCGCTGTACGTGGCCCGCTTCCACGACGACCGCCCCGAGGAGCCGGAGCCCGAGCGGGACGCCGAACACGAGGTGTGGTTCGTCGTCCGCGCGGCGCGGCCCGCGGCCACCTCGTCGGTGCTCGTCTCCATCCCCTTCGCCACCTGGCGTGCCTACCACCGCGCGGGGCAGCCGGGCCGCAGCCTCTACTACGCCGAGGAGCCGGGCCGCGCCGCACGGGTGTCCTTCACCGATCCGGGGGGAGGTCCGCCGCCCGAGCGCTGGGAGGAACCGCTGCTGCGCTGGCTCCCCGGGGCGGGATACCCGGTCGAGTTCTGCTCCGGCCTCGATCTGGACGACGGCGGCGAACTCCTGTCCTCCTACCGGCTACTGGTGGTCAACGGGCACGACGAGTACTGGTCGGCCGGGATGCGCGACAGCGTCGAGACCTTCGCCCGCAAGGGCGGCAACCTGGCCTTCTTCGCCGGAAATACGGCCTGGTGGCAGATGCGCCTGGAGGACGGGGGCCGCACGATGGTCTGCCACCGCGACGCCGCGGCCGACCCCGTCCGCGCCCTGGACCCGCGCCGCACCACCGTCGAGTGGTCCAGCTCGCCCGTCGACCGCCCCGAGAACTCCATGACCGGCGTCAGCTTCCGCAACGGCGCCGGTTCCTGGGGCGAGGGCATGGGCCTCATAGGCCGCGAGTC comes from Streptomyces sp. Mut1 and encodes:
- a CDS encoding MbtH family protein, translated to MTDQIRYLVAVNDEEQHALWQEGTELPAGWRAEGFSGTEEECVAHVDRVWPDIRPLSLRRRLADEAARQAGGAR
- a CDS encoding acyl carrier protein — protein: MTAPAPTPYNIARLVERATDGRIDAAGLVGSTEPLAALGVSSLSLLRLADSLESEYGVLIDLGDRALYTEGLAGLTERVRSLAAGGTP
- a CDS encoding condensation domain-containing protein, with amino-acid sequence MTAAAGDTLVPDPAVAVPFAGGRTGDAPLTWGQRAIWHAIGRTAPNDHYFNIGRVLPLADRGAVVDLHRLTGALAALVVRHEALRTRIASGDGGEPRQRLYSQGLLEVRVHDVPEPAEAPGAADALLSSLVARRFDYADEWPVRFGAVRHEGRITHVVLALCHLAADGHAAEVLVRDLRLLARRGSAGPARAGNPLDLAHHQASPAGRRSGRAALAHWERGLRAAPPTMFPTPVAEPRTPRFWTGRLVSAALPRAVDALAAAHRVSGSTVLLTASAALVAAGQGHPVAAVMPIAGNRAAEGHRTLVTTLSQDALFVLRMDEVAGPGAGFTDLLAGAWPAALAGYRAAAYDPADWDALLERAAVERGTEVHPYCCFNDMRLVERPAAPGRAPLPDELAALRRRSVLDFPATQDRVACRYCLHVSGDDSALTVTLTADTAFLPPDTIHAHLRAIEEVVVTASAGEPPLLAELPGLLAAEGAVR